The following are from one region of the Oncorhynchus masou masou isolate Uvic2021 chromosome 24, UVic_Omas_1.1, whole genome shotgun sequence genome:
- the tmco1 gene encoding calcium load-activated calcium channel — translation MTTMFADTILIVFISVCTALLAEGITWVLVYRTAKYKSLKAEVEKQSKKLEKKKETITESAGRQQKKKIERQEEKLKNNNRDLSMVRMKSMFAIGFCFTALMGMFNSIFDGRVVAKLPFVPLSYIQGLSHRNLLGEDFTDCSFIFLYILCTMSIRQNIQKMLGLAPSRAATKQAGGFLGPPPQAAKFS, via the exons ATGACAACCATGTTCGCAGACACTATTCTTATTGTTTTCATCTCTGTTTGCACAGCTCTGTTAGCTGAGG GAATTACATGGGTGTTGGTGTATCGTACTGCAAAGTACAAGAGTCTGAAGGCAGAGGTGGAAAAGCAAAGCAAGAAAT TGGAGAAGAAGAAGGAAACCATTACAGAATCTGCAGGACGTCAACAGAAGAAGAAGATTG agagacaagaggagaaacTGAAGAACAACAACAGAGATCTATCCATG GTACGAATGAAGTCCATGTTCGCCATTGGCTTCTGTTTCACAGCGTTGATGGGAATGTTCAACTCCAT CTTTGATGGAAGGGTGGTGGCCAAACTGCCATTCGTCCCACTGTCCTACATTCAGGGTCTTTCCCATCGCAACCTTTTGGGCGAGGACTTCACTGACTGTTCATTCATCTTCCTGTACATTCTCTGCACCATGTCCATCAGACAG AACATCCAGAAGATGCTGGGTCTGGCCCCCTCCAGAGCTGCCACCAAGCAGGCTGGAGGTTTCTTGGGACCCCCTCCCCAGGCAGCTAAGTTCTCATAA